GGTGAAAGTATCTTATTATAGATAATCTTTTGGTATGACTGGCAAGAATATAGCAATTATGGTCAAGAGGTTAATATGAAGGTGTAGTATCCTTTTATTAAGAGGTGAGAACATGGAGAGTTGGGAGAAGATTAATGCAGTTCAAAGAATGCAGGACTATATAAAGGAGCATATAAATGAACCAATAACTCTCAAAGCACTTGCAAAGGCTGCGGGATATTCTCCTTGGCATTCTGCAAGAATTTTTAAAGAACTGACTAATAAAACACCTTTTGAGTATATTAGAGCCATCAGGCTATCTAAAGCAGCTATTAAGATCAGAGATGAAAATATTAGAGTTATAGATGTTGCTTTAGACTTTGTATTTGACTCACACGAAGGATTTACTAGAGCGTTTTCTAAGCAATTTGGCATGACTCCTTCCTATTATAGTAAGCATACTCCCCCGATAAAGCTTTTTATGCCTAACCGTATCCGTGATTATTATCTCAATTTACAAAAAGGAGAGAGTACTATGAGTAAGAAAGCTGCCACTAATACTGTTTTTGTTCAAGTTGTTGAGCGACCTGCTAGAAAATTAATATTGAAAAGGGGTATAAATGCCACCCATTACTTTGAGTATTGTGAAGAGGTTGGATGTGACGTATGGGGCATACTATCCAGCATAAAAGAGGCAATATATGAGCCAGTTGGAATGTGGCTGCCTGAGAACTTAAGAAAACCAGGTACATCGATTTATGCTCAAGGAGTAGAAGTGCCTGAGGATTACAGTGGAATTGTACCAGAAGGTTTTGACATAATTGAGCTGCCACCATGTAAAATGATGGTCTTCCAAGGACAACCTTATGAGGAGGACAAATTCGAGGAAGCTATTGGGGAGCTTTGGGAGCTTATGAAGAGTTATAACCCAGAGATATATGGTTTTGAATGGGCAGATGAAGATGGTCCGAGAATTCAGCTTGAACCACTTGGCTACAGAGGCTATATAGAGGCGAGACCAGTTAGACAAGTAAATAAGTAGGGAAGCTTAATACAGGGCTTTTGCATAATTAAACTAAAAGAGATTCTCAACTTATACTTAGGGTAGCGGATTTCATGGATAGTTACTCTAAGTGCATAGGTCTCAAGAATCTCTTTTTCTGTCTTTGGGTAATTCTATTGCTATTTTTTAAAGTTTAGCTTTGCACCTTCTCCTATTAGACATTAGCGTTAACTTCACCTAAAGGATATACGCTAGGACTCCAATTTCTTTCAGTCAATACTTCAACTATTTCGCCCTTATAGAAGTATACCTTTGGGACTCTATAAGTGATCATAGAAGGAATCTCTTGAGGAACGCTGCCTATGTGATTAGCTAGGTCTTCTAGGGTGATTTCATTATTTCCCTCTTTACCGATTAGAACTACAGGTGTCCCAATAGGGTATTTTTTAGGAAGTCTTATCATAAACTGATCCATGCATATCTTGCCTACTATAGGCATCTTTTGACTATCTACAAGGACATGGAATCCTTGAAACCATCTAAACCAGCCATCTGCATATCCTATAGGTACTGTTCCTATCCATTCATCTGAGCTTGTTTTATAGGCTGTATCATAACCTAT
This window of the Proteiniborus sp. DW1 genome carries:
- a CDS encoding AraC family transcriptional regulator, whose product is MESWEKINAVQRMQDYIKEHINEPITLKALAKAAGYSPWHSARIFKELTNKTPFEYIRAIRLSKAAIKIRDENIRVIDVALDFVFDSHEGFTRAFSKQFGMTPSYYSKHTPPIKLFMPNRIRDYYLNLQKGESTMSKKAATNTVFVQVVERPARKLILKRGINATHYFEYCEEVGCDVWGILSSIKEAIYEPVGMWLPENLRKPGTSIYAQGVEVPEDYSGIVPEGFDIIELPPCKMMVFQGQPYEEDKFEEAIGELWELMKSYNPEIYGFEWADEDGPRIQLEPLGYRGYIEARPVRQVNK